The nucleotide sequence TGCTAAACCCCTTGTAATAACTAGTGCCTTTGCATTATCCCCATACTCTGCTCCAGCGCCAATACCGACTGCAATAGCTATAACATTTTTTGCAATTCCAGATATCTCACAACCGATAATATCATCCGAGGTATAAACTCTAAATTTTTCTGATACCAATTTTTTCTGGATATTTTGTGCCAAAACTTTATTTTTCGATGCTACTACCGTAGCAGCAGGTTTATTCTCCATTATTTCAGCCGCCAAATTTGGTCCACTTATTACTGCTATATCATCATGAGTTTTATTTACTAATGCATCTAGAATTACTTCACTCATTCGTAGGTGAGTATCTTTTTCTAGACCTTTAGTCACAGATATAAAAGGAATTCTTGGGTCAAGAAATGAGAGCCCCAATAAAGATTCTCTAAAATGTGTTGATGGTACCGCAACTACAATAATTGATGCTTGATTTAATAAATTTATATTATTAGTAATTAATATTTTTTTATTTAATTTATGGCCAGGTAAATACTTTTGGTTCTCATTAGTTTTAATAATCTGGTCTGCTTGTTCACGATTCCTAACATATAAAATTACATCATTATTAATAGAAAATAACTTAGCCAAAGTTGTGCCCCAAGCTCCAGATCCTAATATACCTACAGCCATT is from Acidimicrobiia bacterium and encodes:
- a CDS encoding NAD(P)-binding domain-containing protein, which codes for MAVGILGSGAWGTTLAKLFSINNDVILYVRNREQADQIIKTNENQKYLPGHKLNKKILITNNINLLNQASIIVVAVPSTHFRESLLGLSFLDPRIPFISVTKGLEKDTHLRMSEVILDALVNKTHDDIAVISGPNLAAEIMENKPAATVVASKNKVLAQNIQKKLVSEKFRVYTSDDIIGCEISGIAKNVIAIAVGIGAGAEYGDNAKALVITRGLA